AAGGCTCCAGTCCCAGGATGTCCCCAGGGCTTCTGTCTTCCTTCTTAGAGACACAGTGCAGGCGTGTGTCTGTCAGGggctcaatcacacacacacacacacacacacacacacacacacacacacacacacacacacacacacacacacacacacacacacacacacacacacacacacacacacacacacacacacacacacacacacacacacacacacacgtcagagcAGGGTGCAGGCTCAGGACTGGGACCGGAGGGAGGCTCTCGGTCAGAGACGTTCTGAGGGGCCACTCCGTTTCCCAGGGTTACGTGGTGTAAACAAACAGATCCCAGGGTTACAAACAGATCAACAAAACTGTACTTTTTCCCCCCCCCTAATTTGTGTGTTATTGCATTGCTCCTTTTCTATCGTGCGTGCAGGCTTGGTCTACCAGAAGGGCTCTCTGCATGGGGCCGTCACCAGATACTTGATTATCATCAGCTTTCTAGGGGTGTTTGAGTTTTGATGAGTGTTGCCCATGTTTCTGCATTGACCCCCCCTCACTGTCTAATGTTTGTCTATGGAAGACACAAGTAATAATGTAACACACTCTGATGGACCACTGGCTTATTGGAAGTAAAATCAAAAGtgtaataaacaaaaaaaaggaaaaaaacgaGGCAACTGCtgtcaaataaaaatacaaataattgggTAAACTTCTGCGAGTACACTTTAAAATAAAGATGTCAGagctttaaaactttttttttttcttcttcttcttctgttacTGCCGTTACGTACGAACCTGAACTTCAACCTCTCCCACAGGTGGCGGTGACTTGTATTTACATGGTTTGATCAAATCAAGTCCAGAGATTGATTGCTGTAGTCCGTTTGTGATGACGCCCTGCAGGGATCAGGCTTAGTTAGAGTCAGTGAGACTAGTCAGCAGCGGAAAGTGAAGCTCCTTCAAGCATTAGTGCTATCTGTTAACATAGATATCTGTTAACATAGAAGAGCTCCAAAGCATTATGACAGAGGCCCCCAAAACATTAATGCAAGAAAAGAACTTCAAAACAAAAGTGCTGAAAACAAACTGAGGAATCTAAAAAAATAAAGCTTTGTTAATTCTCTGCATTTATTATTTtagtcctttttttttttcctttttcttcccCGCTTGTGGCTCTACTTTTACAGCTGGAACATGACGGATATCTCTCAATGAAATGAAGACATGAAAGTGCTATGTACATGCACGGCCCACTCGGGCATGCTCGTTAGGCCTGCAGGGGGCGACGTGGTgccggggtcaggggtcagtctTGGTGTACGGCGAGGATGGGCTGCCTGCAGATGGGGCAGGTGTTGTTTTCAGACAGCCAGCGGTCGATGCAGTGGATGTGGAACTCGTGGGCGCAGGGCAGACGGCGCAGCTTGTTGCCCTGGGCGTACTCGTTGATGCAGACGCTGCAGGCTCGGCCCAGCTCGCCCTCCAAGCTGGCCTGGCCATAGGTGCGAGTGGCCAGATTGTCGATCTGCTCTTTGGTCAGGCCGCGAGGGTgatcctcgtcctcctcgtcgtTGAGCAGGAAGAAGTGTGCCAGCCGCAGGATGGGCAGCGTTCCGTTCTCCACCAGGTTGTTGGTGTCCCTGCTAGTGGGCCGGCCCTCGTTGGGGTTGGCCACGCCCCCTCCTAACCTCGcctgaccctcctcctccaccgtcCCCGCTAGCCCTTCCCTCACAGGCTCCGCCCCTGCGGCACCCACGTGGCCCAGCATGCCCTCGTTGCTGTGGATACGGTAGGCCTGCGCGGTGGCTGTGACGCTGGGGCCGTTGGGGTCGGGGTGGGCGGGCGCGGCGCTCTCCGAGTCGGCCTCCGTCTCCATGAGAGAGCTGAGCTCTCCGAAGCCCGTCATGATCTGGCGCAGGATGGATCTGAGGGCGGTGGAGCTGGGCTCCCCCAGCCCCGTCTCGCTGATGCGCCTCAGGGGGATCCGGATGGTGCTCACGTAGGTCCGGATCCCGGCCCGCTCCGAGCGGGAGATGGTGCGCCGGAAGCCGCCGCTGTCGCTCTCGAAGGTGACGGTGTTCTCCGCGGCTCGGGCCCGCGAGCGCGTCCTGCTGGCGATGCTGTCCCGGTCCCGGTTCTCCCCCGGCCGGATCCGCCTCACCTGCAGATCCAGCATGATGGTGGGGTGTCGCCGCACGCCTGTTCCCGCTCCGCCGGCCGCGTGCGACTCACCCTCCTGTTCCCCCGCCTCGGGGACGGGCTCCGTCAGAGGAGCCGGCTCTGCTGCAGCCTCCGTTGTCGCTATGGGAACAGAGGGGGTTCCATGGCCAGGCTCGGCAGTGTGGGCgttggagctgctgctgccgccgccgccACTAGGGGGCAGGGCAACGCTGGGGGCGGGGCTCCTCTGCAGAGGGGACCGGCTTCGCCGTGACGACCGGGAGGAGGCCCCGCCTCCTGCTGTCGCCCTGCGGATCCGCCCGCGGGATCGAGTCCTGCTGCTTCGTGGCTCCCGACCCGCTAGCGGCC
This genomic stretch from Hypomesus transpacificus isolate Combined female chromosome 8, fHypTra1, whole genome shotgun sequence harbors:
- the rnf6 gene encoding E3 ubiquitin-protein ligase RNF6; its protein translation is MVMDPPGGRDERRRQAERLRREEAYYHFINELSEEEYRLMRDSNLLGTPGEVTAEELRQRLDGAKERVSSQPRPEPRLQNPEAGEEESSSGAAEPGTETSNGDSLLEWLNTFRRTGNATRSGQSGNQTWRAVSRTNPNSGEFRFSLEININHEQPEPGEHSEASDPTELPLPPSSTASASIRTAPYTPPPRPSPYTPPRITPYPSARPTLSRRAQTRRTRSSTTPPVTAPPLSTPVALVTPAPRRGVALHLPSTPPVVPPSPHNPSSLSLPQPPRAAVAEGQEEAAASPDCPRVALQAGGSLGPLAGREPRSSRTRSRGRIRRATAGGGASSRSSRRSRSPLQRSPAPSVALPPSGGGGSSSSNAHTAEPGHGTPSVPIATTEAAAEPAPLTEPVPEAGEQEGESHAAGGAGTGVRRHPTIMLDLQVRRIRPGENRDRDSIASRTRSRARAAENTVTFESDSGGFRRTISRSERAGIRTYVSTIRIPLRRISETGLGEPSSTALRSILRQIMTGFGELSSLMETEADSESAAPAHPDPNGPSVTATAQAYRIHSNEGMLGHVGAAGAEPVREGLAGTVEEEGQARLGGGVANPNEGRPTSRDTNNLVENGTLPILRLAHFFLLNDEEDEDHPRGLTKEQIDNLATRTYGQASLEGELGRACSVCINEYAQGNKLRRLPCAHEFHIHCIDRWLSENNTCPICRQPILAVHQD